Proteins encoded by one window of Xylella fastidiosa:
- a CDS encoding fimbria/pilus outer membrane usher protein yields MKKQEISQRRKVDSLQLSRVEFVSKSEIDSNRKLMAPELDLTQIRGRYFKQRVLVAAIASTCTLMMSRLACAETETDNLGQRMLVAKADNTAPQRVAQTANFNNSFLVGQARSVDLGMFSRGNPVIAGLYRADLYVNGQWKGRRDMEFRNTKDDKEAVTCMTLAMLDELGIDTSALTDSAADMQACKTIDQWLPDAYARFDVATQRLDVSIPQAAMRRSARGYVSPSLWDHGVNAGFIGYAFNWYGGRNANAINSRRRSDSAYLGINSGLNLGDWQFRHNSSYSWHSNEGSLWQNISTYAQRAFPNTSSMLTVGDAYTSGELFDSIGFRGISLATDDRMLPDSLRGYAPIVRGIAQSNARVEIHQNGQLIYSTTVAPGAFVIDDLYPTGYGGDLQVTVYETDGRQQQFSVPYGSVPQMLRAGSQRYSLTAGKIRNNNLSHTPYLLEGTYQRGISNALTAYAGSTISQRYIAAIAGAGLSTPVGAFSLDGTVARTKLRNDTFSGTSLRLSYSKLLSPTNTNITLAAYRYSTSGFYGLQEAIMAMDYERRGLSTASIYRQRSQLQLTVSQQLGQYGSLYLTGSARQYWNQRGNTIQYQGGYNVSYKGVSYGLSALRSQIPSMPSDTQMLFTVSVPLGKAYPVIVTSQIGSRDGRYDNSRVSLVGASGKDSALTYGIAASDARNSATMIDGNVQYRSRYAALSGSYSHNRNYNQMSLGASGSIVLHSGVATLAPQRGDTMVIIEAPAAKGARVSNISGVRIDSRGYAVVPYVSPYRMNTITLDPEGTDPDVELETSSQLIAPYAGAISKVTFGTRKGRALIVNARTPTGKALPFGAQVIDAEGQSVGLVAQGSLIYIRAKDPQGRLTIKWGDQAAQQCHLEYQLPANEASTRPSSFTTLEAICR; encoded by the coding sequence ATGAAAAAGCAGGAAATATCGCAACGGAGGAAGGTTGACTCCCTTCAGCTCAGTCGCGTGGAATTCGTCTCAAAATCCGAGATCGATTCCAACCGTAAGCTGATGGCACCAGAGCTGGATTTAACACAAATCAGAGGGCGCTATTTCAAGCAACGCGTGTTGGTCGCTGCAATCGCTTCGACTTGCACACTAATGATGTCAAGATTGGCTTGCGCGGAAACGGAGACTGATAATCTTGGACAACGCATGCTGGTGGCTAAAGCGGATAACACCGCGCCACAACGTGTAGCGCAAACGGCAAATTTCAACAATAGTTTTCTGGTTGGCCAAGCGCGTTCCGTTGACTTAGGAATGTTTTCCCGAGGCAATCCTGTTATTGCAGGTCTCTACCGTGCTGACCTTTATGTAAACGGCCAATGGAAAGGCCGGCGTGATATGGAATTTCGTAATACTAAAGATGACAAGGAAGCTGTCACTTGCATGACGCTCGCCATGCTGGATGAACTCGGCATTGATACATCGGCGCTAACAGACTCAGCGGCTGACATGCAGGCCTGCAAAACCATAGACCAATGGCTGCCGGATGCCTATGCACGTTTCGATGTAGCCACTCAGCGCTTGGACGTAAGCATCCCACAAGCCGCTATGCGACGCTCAGCACGTGGCTATGTGAGCCCATCACTCTGGGATCATGGTGTCAATGCGGGATTCATCGGCTATGCCTTCAACTGGTATGGTGGCCGCAATGCAAATGCAATAAATAGCAGACGGCGTAGTGATTCAGCCTATCTTGGAATCAACAGCGGCTTGAATCTAGGCGATTGGCAATTTCGCCATAATTCCAGTTACAGCTGGCATTCCAATGAAGGATCGCTGTGGCAGAACATTTCCACTTACGCACAACGCGCATTTCCGAACACAAGTAGCATGCTGACAGTAGGCGACGCCTACACCAGCGGCGAATTATTTGATTCTATCGGTTTCCGTGGTATCAGCTTGGCAACCGATGACCGCATGTTGCCAGACTCGTTACGTGGCTATGCGCCTATCGTCCGTGGTATCGCGCAAAGTAATGCGCGTGTGGAGATACACCAGAACGGCCAGTTGATCTACAGCACCACGGTTGCGCCCGGGGCGTTCGTCATCGACGATCTATATCCCACCGGCTATGGAGGTGACTTACAGGTCACGGTCTATGAGACCGACGGCCGCCAACAGCAGTTCAGTGTCCCCTATGGGTCTGTACCGCAAATGCTCCGAGCGGGGTCGCAGCGGTACAGCCTAACAGCCGGCAAGATTCGCAATAACAATCTCAGTCATACCCCTTACTTGTTAGAGGGGACGTATCAACGCGGCATTAGCAACGCACTCACCGCTTATGCAGGCAGCACGATCAGTCAGCGGTACATCGCAGCGATAGCAGGGGCAGGTCTCTCTACCCCAGTTGGTGCATTTTCCTTGGACGGTACCGTAGCACGCACAAAGCTACGTAACGACACATTTAGCGGTACGAGTCTACGCTTAAGCTACAGCAAGTTACTGAGCCCAACCAATACCAATATCACACTCGCTGCATATCGGTATTCGACATCAGGCTTTTATGGCTTGCAAGAGGCGATCATGGCGATGGACTACGAAAGGCGCGGCCTCAGCACAGCGTCAATTTATAGACAGCGCAGTCAGCTTCAACTCACTGTGAGCCAACAACTAGGACAGTATGGTTCACTGTACCTGACAGGATCAGCGCGGCAATACTGGAACCAACGCGGCAACACGATCCAGTACCAGGGAGGCTACAACGTATCCTATAAGGGCGTGAGTTACGGCCTCTCAGCGTTACGCTCACAGATCCCAAGCATGCCCAGCGATACACAGATGCTATTCACAGTATCGGTTCCGCTAGGGAAAGCTTATCCGGTGATAGTCACTAGCCAAATCGGTTCACGCGATGGACGCTACGACAACAGCCGCGTAAGCCTAGTGGGAGCTAGCGGCAAAGACAGTGCATTAACGTATGGGATAGCCGCATCCGATGCGCGAAACAGCGCCACCATGATCGACGGCAATGTGCAATACCGTAGCCGCTATGCTGCGCTTTCAGGCAGCTATAGCCATAACCGCAACTATAATCAGATGAGTCTTGGAGCCAGTGGTAGCATTGTCCTCCACAGCGGAGTTGCGACACTGGCTCCGCAACGCGGTGACACAATGGTTATTATCGAAGCACCGGCAGCCAAGGGCGCCCGCGTATCCAATATATCCGGCGTGCGCATTGATAGCCGTGGCTATGCCGTCGTACCTTATGTCTCACCGTATCGAATGAACACGATCACCCTTGATCCCGAAGGGACAGATCCTGATGTGGAACTGGAAACATCCAGCCAGCTTATCGCTCCCTATGCAGGTGCAATCTCCAAAGTGACTTTTGGAACACGGAAGGGCCGCGCATTGATCGTTAATGCACGCACGCCGACTGGTAAAGCTTTGCCATTCGGTGCACAGGTTATTGATGCCGAAGGACAATCCGTTGGCCTGGTGGCGCAGGGTAGCCTCATCTATATACGCGCAAAAGATCCCCAAGGCCGCCTGACCATTAAATGGGGGGATCAGGCGGCACAACAATGCCATTTGGAATATCAACTTCCTGCCAACGAAGCTTCGACTCGCCCAAGCAGTTTCACAACTTTGGAAGCCATATGTCGATAA
- a CDS encoding aminotransferase class IV family protein, giving the protein MKLILCNGVQANVTQLAALAAVNYGHFTTLQVRGAAVRGLKLHLCRLERATQHLFGSRLDIAALRAQLYNGLAAFCQTDASLRITVYATEFDFRAPLRPVSVDTLLVISSPSVLPTVAVRVCSVPFVRSLPDLKHVGTFPQFALRRDALAAGFDDALFVHDDGRLLEGTFWNIGFWDGKCVTWPEGPALAGTQQALLRVGLEQLGVPQIVQPLRHADLGRFVAAFLCNARGQQPLSAIDDYLYSVSEAPMALLECALATQSWQSL; this is encoded by the coding sequence ATGAAATTAATTTTATGTAATGGAGTGCAAGCTAATGTTACGCAACTCGCTGCGCTGGCAGCGGTGAATTATGGTCACTTCACGACACTGCAAGTACGCGGTGCTGCTGTTCGTGGTCTGAAACTGCATTTGTGCCGACTTGAGCGAGCTACTCAGCACTTGTTTGGTAGCAGGCTGGATATAGCTGCATTGCGTGCTCAGCTATACAATGGTTTGGCGGCGTTTTGTCAAACGGATGCCTCGTTGAGGATCACTGTATATGCGACGGAGTTTGATTTCCGAGCCCCGTTGCGTCCGGTTTCAGTCGATACATTGCTGGTGATTTCGTCCCCGTCGGTGTTACCAACGGTTGCTGTACGAGTGTGTAGCGTCCCGTTCGTGCGCTCGCTACCCGATCTCAAACATGTTGGTACCTTCCCACAGTTCGCATTGCGACGTGATGCACTGGCAGCTGGGTTTGACGATGCACTATTTGTCCATGATGATGGGCGCTTGCTGGAGGGCACCTTTTGGAATATTGGTTTTTGGGACGGGAAGTGTGTGACTTGGCCGGAAGGTCCGGCATTGGCTGGTACCCAGCAGGCATTATTACGTGTCGGTTTGGAACAACTGGGTGTGCCGCAAATCGTGCAGCCACTGCGGCATGCTGATCTGGGGAGATTTGTTGCTGCGTTTTTGTGCAATGCCCGCGGCCAGCAGCCATTGTCTGCAATTGATGACTATTTATATTCGGTTTCTGAAGCACCGATGGCGCTACTTGAATGTGCCTTGGCTACACAGTCGTGGCAATCGCTCTAA
- the ubiA gene encoding 4-hydroxybenzoate octaprenyltransferase, which produces MAYERFTSAITLLLHWRNRLDPYWKLARGDRPVGFLLLLWPTWWALWLAADGVPPWWTLCVFTTGIWLTRSAGCVINDYTDRWLDPHVERTCTRPLVTGTVSPRNALLMFGTLMLIAFGLVLTMNRLTVLLSVAGLFLAMTYPYLKRYTHLPQVYLGIAFGWGIPMAFAAIQGKVPTLAWLLYVANILWTTAYDTWYAMVDRDDDIKMGAKSTAILFADLDLVVQGVLYTLMLLTLCLVGLRATLSHTYWISLISAVALIGYQFIIARRREPTACFRAFMHNNWVGMTIFAGIALATTH; this is translated from the coding sequence ATGGCTTACGAACGCTTCACATCGGCGATCACACTACTACTGCATTGGCGCAACCGCCTTGATCCGTATTGGAAGCTGGCACGCGGCGACCGCCCTGTTGGCTTTTTGCTTCTGCTATGGCCCACCTGGTGGGCACTATGGTTAGCCGCCGACGGTGTACCACCATGGTGGACCCTCTGTGTCTTCACTACTGGCATCTGGCTGACACGCTCAGCCGGATGCGTCATCAACGACTACACCGACAGATGGCTTGATCCACACGTCGAACGCACCTGCACACGCCCCTTGGTCACCGGGACCGTTTCACCACGCAACGCCCTACTGATGTTCGGCACATTGATGCTAATCGCCTTCGGCCTCGTGCTCACGATGAATCGGCTTACCGTATTACTTAGCGTGGCGGGGCTATTTCTGGCTATGACCTATCCATATTTAAAGCGCTATACCCACCTACCCCAAGTTTACTTAGGCATAGCCTTTGGCTGGGGTATTCCGATGGCCTTCGCTGCCATACAGGGGAAAGTACCAACGCTGGCTTGGTTACTATACGTTGCAAACATCCTATGGACCACGGCCTATGACACTTGGTATGCGATGGTTGATCGCGACGACGACATCAAAATGGGGGCTAAATCCACCGCGATTTTGTTCGCTGACCTGGATCTAGTAGTACAAGGAGTGCTATACACACTCATGCTATTAACATTGTGTTTGGTCGGCCTACGCGCCACGCTCTCCCACACCTACTGGATTAGTTTAATCTCAGCCGTAGCGCTCATCGGATACCAATTCATCATCGCTCGACGTCGCGAACCCACCGCCTGTTTTCGCGCATTCATGCATAACAACTGGGTCGGCATGACGATCTTCGCTGGCATTGCCCTTGCCACAACACACTGA
- a CDS encoding fimbria/pilus periplasmic chaperone, producing MVPPIMRTQQSKSIWVLALSTCLCAQSAFAGIIIAGTRVVYPAQSRDVTVQVTNTGENPALLQTWMDDGDSKQTPDESKAPFLVTPPISRVEPGSGQALRLFFTGTTTLPEDRESLFWLNVLEIPPTPLEYSDKNAPTSADKSDSQNYLQLAFRSRIKVFYRPSKLKGTANEAPASLSWKVNSNGQLLVSNPTPYHVTLTRTEALDDKGRKETIDKIGVLLTPGQEYTFKANKSDGLSSRWKSVSFTYINDYGGIKTLSSNLGSMP from the coding sequence ATGGTTCCTCCGATCATGAGAACTCAACAAAGCAAAAGCATCTGGGTGCTTGCCCTAAGCACGTGCTTATGCGCCCAATCCGCTTTCGCCGGCATCATCATCGCTGGGACCAGGGTTGTCTATCCCGCACAATCACGTGATGTCACCGTACAAGTGACCAACACTGGGGAAAACCCTGCACTGTTACAAACCTGGATGGATGACGGCGACTCCAAGCAAACACCTGACGAAAGTAAAGCCCCCTTTCTGGTGACGCCTCCTATCAGTCGAGTCGAACCTGGATCAGGCCAAGCGTTGCGTTTATTTTTTACGGGCACCACAACGCTTCCAGAAGATCGGGAAAGCTTATTCTGGTTAAACGTTCTCGAGATTCCACCTACTCCGTTAGAATATTCCGATAAAAATGCTCCAACTTCCGCTGATAAATCAGACAGCCAGAACTACCTGCAACTCGCATTTCGCTCGCGGATCAAGGTGTTCTATCGTCCATCTAAACTCAAAGGAACAGCAAACGAAGCGCCCGCCTCGCTCAGTTGGAAAGTGAATTCCAACGGGCAATTGCTAGTGAGCAACCCCACACCCTATCACGTCACGCTCACCCGAACCGAAGCGCTGGATGACAAAGGAAGGAAAGAGACAATTGACAAAATTGGAGTGTTGTTAACCCCTGGCCAGGAATACACATTCAAAGCGAACAAATCGGATGGACTCTCATCACGGTGGAAAAGTGTGTCTTTTACCTACATTAATGATTATGGCGGAATAAAAACGCTCAGCAGTAATTTGGGATCAATGCCTTAA
- a CDS encoding fimbrial protein has protein sequence MKIMKTFALSSIASAAMLFCSSALAADGTITVDGKVTDRTCTINGGTPNFSVTMPTVSFSSLNGEGKTSARTPFTIELTNCTAGSTVATYFEPGPAVDINTSRLINQAPTASAATNVQVQLLGSNGSVIPIKAVGTTGAQDNSQWVAVNASGAASMHYYTEYYATGVSTAGSVVTNIQYTIIYQ, from the coding sequence ATGAAAATCATGAAAACTTTCGCACTCTCAAGCATCGCATCCGCCGCTATGCTGTTCTGCAGCTCGGCTTTGGCAGCTGATGGCACCATCACTGTCGACGGTAAGGTGACCGACAGAACCTGCACCATCAATGGCGGAACCCCGAATTTCTCGGTCACAATGCCGACAGTATCGTTCAGCTCTCTGAATGGGGAAGGCAAAACTTCAGCTCGTACGCCGTTCACCATTGAACTAACAAATTGCACGGCGGGCAGCACCGTAGCCACCTATTTTGAGCCAGGCCCAGCGGTGGATATCAATACTTCCAGACTAATCAATCAAGCCCCGACAGCCAGTGCGGCTACTAATGTGCAGGTTCAATTGCTGGGCAGTAACGGTTCGGTCATCCCCATCAAGGCCGTTGGTACTACCGGTGCTCAAGACAACTCACAATGGGTAGCGGTCAACGCATCTGGCGCAGCCAGTATGCATTACTACACCGAGTATTACGCCACCGGCGTCAGCACAGCCGGTAGTGTGGTGACCAACATTCAGTACACCATCATCTACCAATAA
- a CDS encoding fimbrial protein, whose product MSVAEADQGLISVRIDATQDKSMLPGVLGITPATDAASNVGIELVDVLNGNEHKIVFGQAIALGRTPVNASSTLQLPMRGRYIQTQTGKVGPGTANGTATFTVEYQ is encoded by the coding sequence ATGTCAGTGGCCGAAGCCGATCAGGGACTGATATCCGTGCGTATTGATGCCACCCAGGATAAATCCATGCTACCTGGAGTACTTGGCATCACTCCAGCCACCGATGCAGCGAGCAACGTGGGCATTGAGCTAGTAGATGTGCTAAACGGAAATGAACATAAAATCGTGTTTGGACAAGCTATCGCACTTGGCCGTACTCCTGTCAACGCCAGCAGTACGTTGCAATTACCAATGCGGGGCCGCTATATCCAAACACAAACAGGAAAAGTCGGGCCAGGTACGGCTAACGGAACAGCAACATTCACGGTTGAATACCAGTGA
- a CDS encoding fimbrial protein has product MFAICNFWGSTYTRFARSMTAVSGMDHVYQTDVPGGGIRIHTLRDQQVLYIPSQLDYNNVITYVYQPAEIFEVELIKTATTTGSGTIFSSGLFTTNYTDGTGPGRARFTSTISGFVITSTCEVDNGSRNIAVNFGTVPSNTFNGLGSKGPEHDFAINLICQWPKPIRD; this is encoded by the coding sequence GTGTTCGCCATCTGCAATTTTTGGGGTAGCACCTATACTCGTTTTGCTCGTTCAATGACAGCGGTCAGCGGCATGGACCATGTCTATCAAACTGATGTCCCGGGGGGTGGAATTCGGATACACACCCTTAGAGACCAGCAAGTGTTGTACATCCCTTCTCAATTGGATTACAACAACGTCATTACCTACGTATACCAGCCAGCAGAGATTTTTGAAGTCGAGCTGATCAAGACCGCCACAACAACAGGGTCCGGTACTATTTTTAGCAGTGGATTATTCACTACTAACTATACAGATGGGACTGGCCCCGGGCGCGCAAGGTTCACAAGCACGATCAGTGGTTTCGTAATCACTTCAACCTGCGAAGTCGATAACGGATCAAGGAACATTGCCGTCAATTTCGGCACGGTGCCCAGTAACACCTTCAACGGACTCGGCTCCAAGGGGCCTGAACACGATTTTGCCATCAATTTAATATGTCAGTGGCCGAAGCCGATCAGGGACTGA
- a CDS encoding cytochrome C assembly family protein, whose protein sequence is MLLVIIVFFTYFLAVWMLFCELLFNDISRRGEWRIPGLVGLLAHGGYHFLVVLGNAGAVDMHFFSVLSMTFFVMSGLTILFSTHVGTVGVVVFPVAGLLLAVYHGYGHSPSPELGWRVELHACLALLGYATLGIAALLAMMLWFRERALRRRNVHHWHGALPPLTELEKLLFRTITFGFILLTFTVFTGFLFVRDFLEQKLLHKSVLSVLSWVIFGGLLIGRWQYGWRGIKAVHWTLTAMMFLVLAFFGSKLMIELMLRHQSSSLSPVRHASYGEQGLR, encoded by the coding sequence TTGTTATTGGTTATTATTGTTTTTTTTACATATTTTTTAGCGGTATGGATGCTGTTTTGTGAGTTGTTATTTAATGATATTTCGCGCAGAGGTGAGTGGCGTATTCCGGGGCTGGTGGGTCTATTAGCTCACGGGGGTTATCATTTTTTGGTGGTATTAGGCAATGCTGGTGCTGTGGACATGCATTTTTTCTCTGTTCTTTCTATGACGTTTTTTGTGATGTCTGGCTTGACAATTTTATTTAGTACGCATGTGGGGACGGTGGGTGTGGTGGTGTTCCCTGTGGCGGGGTTATTGCTTGCTGTTTATCACGGTTACGGTCACTCACCCAGCCCGGAACTGGGTTGGCGTGTAGAGCTGCATGCTTGTCTAGCGTTACTAGGCTATGCGACGTTAGGCATAGCAGCACTATTGGCGATGATGTTGTGGTTTCGGGAACGTGCGTTGCGGCGACGCAATGTTCACCACTGGCATGGTGCTCTGCCGCCGCTGACTGAGTTAGAGAAGCTGCTTTTCCGCACGATCACGTTTGGTTTCATCCTGTTGACCTTCACTGTATTCACTGGTTTTTTGTTTGTGAGAGACTTTCTGGAACAGAAGTTGTTGCATAAGAGTGTGCTAAGTGTTCTGTCCTGGGTGATATTTGGAGGGTTGTTAATTGGACGCTGGCAGTATGGCTGGCGAGGCATCAAGGCGGTGCACTGGACATTAACAGCGATGATGTTTTTAGTACTGGCGTTTTTTGGGAGCAAACTGATGATTGAGCTCATGCTACGTCACCAAAGCAGTTCATTATCACCCGTCAGGCACGCGTCATACGGAGAGCAAGGATTGAGATAA
- the ffh gene encoding signal recognition particle protein, whose product MFESLTQRLSGTIERLRGRGRLTEENIREATREVRIALLEADVALSVVQALIERIKIRALGQEVLKSLTPGQALIKVVRDELAAVMGDSASELNLNVPAPAVILLAGLQGAGKTSMVGKLAKYLKEKRKKKVMVVSADVYRPAAIEQLRILSEQVNVLCFPSSVEQNPVDIVRAAIADAKKSFVDVLLVDTAGRLAIDQGMMDEIKALHDTLVPVETLFVVDSMTGQDAANTAKAFSEALPLTGLILTKTDGDARGGGALSVRYITGRPIKFVGTGEKVDDLDVFHPDRAAKRILDMGDVLSLVEQVEQAVDQEKTAKLAAKVAKGKKFNLNDMKEQLEQMQNMGGINSLMDKLPGMGQIPDHLKQQVTGKEVPRMIAIINSMTQKERRNPTLLNGSRRVRIAKGSGLQPSDVNKLMKQYQQMEKMMSKLSGGGMKGLMRGMMGAMGGRGRLPFR is encoded by the coding sequence ATGTTCGAGTCTCTCACTCAACGTCTTTCTGGAACCATTGAGCGTCTGCGTGGACGCGGTCGCTTGACGGAAGAGAATATCCGTGAAGCGACTCGTGAGGTTCGCATTGCTTTGCTTGAAGCTGATGTCGCTTTATCGGTCGTACAAGCCTTGATTGAGCGTATCAAAATACGGGCCCTTGGCCAGGAAGTGCTTAAATCATTAACTCCAGGCCAAGCATTGATTAAAGTTGTACGGGATGAGCTGGCAGCTGTAATGGGTGACTCTGCCAGCGAATTGAATCTCAATGTTCCAGCACCTGCGGTCATATTACTTGCCGGATTACAGGGCGCAGGAAAAACCAGCATGGTTGGTAAGCTGGCTAAGTATTTGAAGGAAAAGCGTAAGAAGAAAGTCATGGTAGTCAGTGCTGATGTCTATCGTCCGGCTGCAATCGAGCAACTTAGGATCCTTTCTGAACAGGTGAATGTGTTGTGCTTCCCATCAAGTGTGGAGCAGAATCCAGTTGATATAGTGCGTGCTGCAATTGCTGATGCCAAGAAGTCTTTTGTTGATGTGCTCTTGGTTGATACTGCTGGCCGCTTAGCGATTGATCAAGGGATGATGGATGAGATCAAGGCGCTGCATGACACGCTTGTTCCTGTGGAGACCTTGTTTGTAGTTGACAGTATGACTGGCCAGGACGCTGCTAACACTGCCAAGGCATTTAGTGAAGCCTTGCCACTGACAGGTTTAATACTAACCAAAACCGACGGTGATGCACGTGGAGGTGGTGCTCTGAGTGTGCGTTACATCACTGGGCGTCCGATCAAATTTGTTGGTACTGGTGAGAAGGTCGATGACCTGGATGTTTTCCATCCAGACCGTGCTGCTAAGCGCATCCTTGACATGGGGGATGTGTTGTCACTTGTCGAGCAGGTCGAACAGGCAGTTGATCAGGAGAAAACTGCCAAGCTTGCTGCGAAGGTGGCGAAGGGGAAGAAGTTCAATCTGAATGATATGAAGGAACAGCTAGAACAGATGCAGAATATGGGAGGGATTAATAGTTTGATGGATAAGCTTCCGGGGATGGGGCAGATTCCTGATCATCTCAAGCAGCAAGTCACTGGCAAGGAAGTGCCACGCATGATTGCGATCATTAACTCTATGACTCAGAAGGAGCGTCGTAATCCGACTCTACTTAACGGCTCGCGCCGTGTCCGCATTGCTAAGGGGTCCGGTCTACAGCCTTCCGATGTGAATAAATTGATGAAGCAGTACCAACAGATGGAGAAAATGATGTCAAAACTTTCTGGTGGTGGTATGAAAGGATTGATGCGGGGAATGATGGGTGCCATGGGTGGTCGTGGAAGGCTACCGTTTCGTTGA
- a CDS encoding fimbrial protein — MLIAPHVQATCTIKEGIVAQNIDFGAGRILIQPSLAIGDRIALLTHNINRVDRYGTCVNNGIMYGAFTRSMTPVSGMKNVYATDVAGVGIRLYREAGKVSNFYPHTLNSNNPPGRVTNLSLNEGYFQVELIKTATTTGSGPIASAGPFTTYYADGSGISRPILTSSLSGIGITIVTSTCQVDAGSKNIAVNFGSVSSNTFKGLGSKGPERDFTINLICHGGNVTEADQAQISVRIDGTQDSSGQSGVLAITSASDAASNIGIELVDLLTGSERQVVFGQAITLGRTAINASSTLSLPMRARYIQTQTGKVGPGAAKGTATFTIEYQ; from the coding sequence ATGCTAATCGCACCTCACGTTCAGGCAACTTGCACCATCAAGGAAGGCATAGTCGCGCAAAACATCGACTTTGGTGCAGGCCGCATTCTGATCCAACCCTCACTGGCTATCGGTGATCGTATTGCTCTGTTAACCCATAATATTAATCGCGTCGACAGATATGGAACATGTGTCAATAACGGGATCATGTACGGCGCTTTCACTCGTTCAATGACCCCCGTCAGCGGCATGAAGAATGTTTATGCGACCGATGTTGCAGGCGTAGGAATCAGACTCTACCGGGAAGCGGGCAAAGTATCCAATTTCTACCCTCACACATTGAATTCTAATAATCCCCCCGGTAGAGTCACTAATCTCAGCCTCAACGAAGGATATTTCCAAGTTGAACTGATCAAGACCGCCACCACCACCGGCTCAGGGCCAATTGCAAGCGCTGGGCCATTCACTACTTACTATGCGGATGGCAGTGGCATCAGTCGCCCGATACTAACATCCTCACTCAGTGGGATCGGTATTACCATTGTTACCTCAACATGTCAGGTCGATGCTGGATCAAAGAACATCGCTGTCAATTTCGGCTCGGTATCCAGTAACACCTTTAAAGGACTCGGCTCCAAAGGGCCCGAGCGTGACTTTACTATCAATTTGATATGCCATGGAGGCAATGTGACCGAAGCCGATCAGGCACAAATATCTGTGCGTATTGATGGCACACAGGATAGCTCCGGGCAATCTGGGGTACTTGCCATCACTTCAGCCAGCGACGCAGCCAGCAATATAGGCATTGAATTAGTAGACCTCCTAACTGGAAGTGAACGTCAGGTGGTGTTTGGGCAAGCTATCACACTAGGCCGGACCGCTATCAACGCTAGCAGTACATTGAGCCTGCCAATGCGGGCCAGATATATCCAAACGCAAACAGGAAAAGTAGGCCCAGGTGCAGCAAAAGGAACGGCAACCTTCACGATTGAATACCAGTAA
- the mutM gene encoding bifunctional DNA-formamidopyrimidine glycosylase/DNA-(apurinic or apyrimidinic site) lyase: MPELPEVETTLRGLLPYLTNQLIYSLTLRRRTLRWDIPSHIESRLPGHRITTVCRRAKYLLIDTNAGGSLIIHLGMSGTLRLLAPETPLRPHDHVDIMLNNRRVLRFNDPRRFGCLLWQEDGQIHPLLQRLGCEPLSDSFNGDYLYQCSRARNVSVKTFLMDQRIVVGVGNIYAAESLFRAGISPLCEADKISLQRYRRLAEVVKDILLYAINRGGTTLRDFLSPDGRPGYFKQELFVYGRQQQPCKQCGSLLRQTTIRQRTTVWCGHCQG; this comes from the coding sequence ATGCCTGAACTCCCAGAAGTCGAAACCACATTGCGTGGACTGTTGCCCTATTTGACCAATCAACTGATCTATTCTCTTACCCTGCGTAGGCGTACCTTGCGCTGGGATATCCCTTCCCATATCGAAAGTCGTCTCCCAGGCCATCGCATCACTACTGTGTGTCGTCGGGCCAAATACTTGCTGATCGATACTAATGCAGGGGGAAGTCTCATCATCCACCTTGGCATGTCCGGTACTCTGCGCTTACTGGCGCCAGAAACGCCTCTACGCCCACACGATCATGTGGACATTATGTTGAATAACCGTCGTGTGCTACGGTTCAATGACCCTCGCCGCTTCGGATGCTTGCTCTGGCAAGAAGATGGACAAATCCACCCTCTCCTACAGCGCCTCGGCTGCGAACCACTCTCAGATAGTTTTAATGGTGATTATCTTTATCAGTGCAGCCGTGCTCGCAATGTGTCCGTGAAAACGTTTCTCATGGACCAACGCATTGTGGTCGGTGTCGGTAATATCTATGCTGCTGAAAGTTTGTTCCGTGCCGGTATCAGCCCTCTATGCGAGGCTGACAAAATATCCCTCCAACGCTATCGGCGCTTGGCTGAAGTGGTCAAGGATATCCTCCTATATGCCATCAACCGTGGAGGAACTACCTTGCGGGATTTCCTCAGTCCCGATGGACGCCCCGGCTACTTCAAGCAGGAATTGTTTGTCTACGGTCGTCAGCAACAGCCTTGTAAGCAGTGTGGAAGCCTCCTGCGTCAAACCACTATCAGACAGCGAACTACTGTCTGGTGCGGCCACTGCCAAGGTTGA